From one Erythrobacter sp. HKB08 genomic stretch:
- the def gene encoding peptide deformylase codes for MAIREILEVPDPRLKVVSEPVTEFDDELKTLVEDMFETMYDAPGIGLAAIQVGVPKRVLVIDLQEPDTEAEPEDCGDSGCGHKHYPVKNDPRVFINPEILDPSEDLATYQEGCLSVPEIFADVDRPATCRVRYQDLEGKTHEEDMDGLLATCLQHEMDHLEGILFIDHLSRLKRQMALKKLDKLRKAA; via the coding sequence ATGGCTATCCGTGAAATTCTCGAAGTGCCGGATCCCCGGCTCAAGGTCGTGTCCGAACCCGTGACCGAGTTCGACGACGAGCTGAAGACGCTCGTCGAGGACATGTTCGAAACCATGTACGATGCACCCGGCATCGGTCTCGCCGCGATCCAGGTCGGCGTGCCGAAGCGCGTGCTCGTGATCGACCTGCAGGAGCCGGATACCGAAGCCGAGCCGGAAGATTGCGGCGATAGCGGTTGCGGCCACAAGCATTACCCGGTGAAGAACGATCCGCGCGTCTTCATCAATCCGGAAATCCTCGATCCGTCGGAAGACCTTGCGACCTATCAGGAAGGCTGTCTTTCGGTCCCCGAGATCTTCGCCGACGTCGATCGCCCGGCGACCTGCCGCGTGCGCTACCAGGACCTCGAGGGCAAGACCCACGAAGAGGACATGGACGGCCTGCTCGCGACCTGCCTGCAGCACGAGATGGACCACCTCGAAGGCATCCTTTTCATCGACCACCTCAGTCGCCTGAAACGGCAGATGGCGCTGAAGAAGCTCGACAAGCTGCGCAAAGCAGCCTGA
- a CDS encoding four-helix bundle copper-binding protein, with protein MSIKEMIKEHPQVGSDYNEQLAEAVKHAMYCAAICNSCIDACNGEDGDMSECIRKCSDCSDICQAVSTVAARRTHGKTVVIKSLLEACIIACKVCAEECAKHDNDHCRRCERMCRECMEDCVKALEGMVEAA; from the coding sequence ATGTCGATCAAGGAAATGATCAAGGAGCACCCGCAGGTCGGGTCGGATTACAACGAACAACTCGCCGAGGCGGTGAAGCACGCGATGTATTGCGCGGCGATCTGCAATTCCTGCATCGATGCCTGCAACGGCGAAGACGGCGACATGTCCGAATGCATCCGCAAGTGCTCGGACTGTTCGGACATCTGCCAGGCCGTCAGCACGGTTGCCGCGCGCCGCACTCATGGCAAGACCGTCGTCATCAAGTCGCTGCTCGAAGCCTGCATCATCGCGTGCAAGGTCTGCGCGGAGGAGTGCGCCAAGCACGACAACGACCATTGCCGCCGCTGCGAGCGGATGTGCCGCGAGTGCATGGAAGATTGCGTCAAGGCGCTCGAAGGAATGGTCGAAGCCGCCTGA
- the rmuC gene encoding DNA recombination protein RmuC: MDAVSIALIFVALLVGAGIGWFVGSRPAADWKSRFEGRDGEAKELDEKFRKAIVDLENASVRAERADELERKLDGTREELTALKAQAAGFEEQKRLLEESREKLLKEFENTGAKVLDGVQAKFLEQASERFGHAEKSSEEKIKALLTPVGERLKKYEEQVETLEKQRVDAFGRLYQQITEMQRGQEEVRREAQRLGNSLTNAPKARGRWGERALQNVLEQCGLAEHTDFHLEQSMETSEGRLRPDAIVNVPGQKKLVIDAKVSLNAYQAAFEADDEGERKRHLDLHAKSMRTHVQTLGSKGYQSQFDDAPDYVVMFVPGEHFVAAALEHDPELWDFAFHNKVLLATPTNLVAIARTVAQVWRQDTIAREAMEIGKAGAELYDRLAVAAEHMKRVGGGLETAVNNYNKFVGSFERNVLSSGRRLAEKGIEIGKREIEEVPKVEASPRYNNDDAAKIEDETGDQRDAAE, encoded by the coding sequence ATGGATGCAGTTTCTATCGCTCTGATTTTCGTCGCGCTGCTTGTCGGCGCAGGCATTGGCTGGTTCGTCGGATCGCGTCCCGCGGCCGACTGGAAGTCGCGCTTCGAAGGGCGCGATGGCGAGGCGAAGGAGCTGGACGAGAAGTTTCGCAAGGCCATCGTTGACCTCGAAAATGCGAGCGTCCGGGCTGAACGGGCCGACGAGCTTGAGCGCAAGCTGGACGGCACGCGCGAGGAACTGACCGCACTCAAGGCGCAGGCCGCCGGTTTCGAGGAGCAGAAGCGGCTGCTCGAGGAGAGCCGCGAGAAGCTGCTCAAGGAATTCGAGAATACCGGCGCCAAGGTGCTCGATGGTGTGCAGGCCAAATTCTTGGAACAGGCCAGCGAGCGCTTCGGCCATGCGGAGAAATCCTCCGAAGAGAAGATCAAGGCGCTGCTGACCCCGGTGGGCGAACGGCTGAAGAAATACGAAGAGCAGGTCGAGACGTTGGAGAAGCAGCGGGTCGACGCCTTCGGACGGCTCTACCAGCAGATCACCGAGATGCAGCGTGGGCAGGAAGAGGTCCGGCGCGAGGCGCAGCGGCTTGGCAACTCGCTGACCAATGCGCCCAAGGCGCGCGGCCGGTGGGGCGAGCGGGCATTGCAGAACGTGCTCGAACAGTGCGGCCTTGCCGAGCACACCGATTTCCATCTCGAACAGTCGATGGAAACCAGCGAGGGGCGGCTGCGACCCGATGCGATCGTCAATGTTCCGGGCCAGAAGAAGCTGGTGATCGACGCCAAGGTTTCGCTCAACGCCTACCAGGCCGCGTTCGAGGCGGATGACGAGGGGGAGCGCAAGCGTCACCTCGACCTGCATGCGAAGTCCATGCGCACCCACGTCCAGACGCTCGGTTCGAAGGGCTACCAGAGCCAGTTCGACGATGCGCCGGACTATGTGGTTATGTTTGTGCCGGGCGAGCACTTCGTCGCCGCCGCTCTCGAACACGATCCGGAACTGTGGGATTTCGCCTTCCACAATAAGGTGCTGCTCGCCACCCCGACGAATCTCGTCGCCATCGCGCGCACTGTCGCGCAGGTCTGGCGGCAAGACACTATCGCTAGAGAGGCGATGGAAATCGGCAAGGCCGGGGCGGAACTCTACGACCGTCTGGCGGTGGCGGCCGAGCATATGAAGCGCGTCGGCGGCGGGCTGGAAACCGCGGTCAACAACTACAACAAGTTCGTCGGCAGCTTCGAGCGCAACGTCCTCTCGTCCGGTCGGCGACTGGCCGAGAAGGGCATCGAGATCGGCAAGCGCGAAATCGAGGAAGTGCCCAAGGTCGAGGCCAGCCCGCGCTACAACAACGACGATGCCGCGAAGATCGAGGATGAGACCGGGGACCAGCGCGACGCGGCGGAATGA
- a CDS encoding RNA methyltransferase, giving the protein MSAGANRRQVTGFSNPTVKFIRSLREKKHRKREGKFLAEGLRLLTDARECGHVPEILVMAEGRDPHPLVDALVDAVDAKGGEIIETSGDILAKITGKDNPQAVAGVFAEFDTSLESLDRSKARIWLVAQALRDPGNLGTMLRTGDAVGAGGLILLDDCADPFSVEAVRASMGAVFTQRVVQARWEEFVPWLREGEGQLVAASLREAVPYRGAPYAAPCFVMVGNESQGLPEAYETECDLRVTMPMRGRADSLNAAVAAAVLAYEVLDSLEG; this is encoded by the coding sequence ATGAGCGCCGGCGCGAACCGTCGGCAGGTTACCGGTTTCTCCAACCCGACGGTCAAGTTTATCCGCTCGCTGCGCGAGAAGAAGCACCGCAAACGCGAGGGAAAGTTCCTTGCCGAGGGCCTGCGCCTGCTCACCGACGCGCGGGAATGCGGCCATGTGCCCGAGATCCTCGTCATGGCCGAGGGGCGCGACCCGCACCCGCTGGTCGATGCGCTGGTCGATGCGGTCGATGCGAAGGGCGGCGAGATCATCGAGACCAGCGGAGACATCCTCGCCAAGATTACCGGCAAGGACAATCCGCAGGCCGTCGCGGGCGTCTTTGCCGAGTTCGATACGTCGCTCGAAAGCCTAGACCGATCCAAGGCGAGGATCTGGCTCGTCGCGCAAGCGCTGCGCGATCCCGGGAACCTCGGGACCATGCTGCGAACCGGCGATGCGGTCGGGGCCGGCGGGCTGATCCTGCTCGACGACTGCGCCGACCCGTTCAGCGTCGAAGCGGTGCGCGCGAGCATGGGGGCGGTCTTCACCCAGCGCGTCGTACAGGCGCGGTGGGAGGAATTCGTGCCCTGGCTGCGCGAGGGCGAAGGCCAGCTCGTCGCGGCCAGCCTGCGCGAGGCGGTTCCCTATCGCGGGGCGCCCTATGCCGCGCCGTGCTTCGTGATGGTAGGGAACGAGTCCCAAGGACTACCTGAAGCCTACGAGACCGAATGCGACCTGCGCGTCACCATGCCGATGCGCGGACGTGCCGACAGCCTCAATGCCGCGGTTGCAGCCGCCGTGCTGGCCTACGAGGTGCTGGACTCGCTGGAGGGCTGA
- a CDS encoding HPr family phosphocarrier protein gives MSEHRKTITIVNQRGLHARASAKFVGAVAELPATTQVKVAKDGNEAAGGSILGLMMLGAAKGDTVELIVAGENAEAVLADLSALVENGFGEE, from the coding sequence ATGAGCGAACATCGCAAGACGATCACCATCGTCAACCAGCGCGGCCTGCACGCGCGGGCGAGCGCAAAGTTCGTCGGTGCCGTGGCGGAACTTCCCGCGACTACGCAGGTCAAGGTCGCCAAGGACGGCAACGAGGCCGCGGGCGGCTCCATCCTCGGGCTGATGATGCTCGGCGCTGCCAAGGGCGACACGGTCGAACTGATCGTCGCGGGCGAAAATGCCGAGGCGGTTCTGGCCGATCTGTCCGCGCTGGTCGAAAACGGGTTCGGCGAGGAATGA
- a CDS encoding PTS sugar transporter subunit IIA encodes MIGLILVTHGNLAEEFVHAMEHVVGEQEAVETVCIGPHDDMEQRREEISAAIEKVDSGSGVIILTDLFGGTPSNLAISLLEQGRVEVIAGINLPMLIRLAGARQKHDVYTTVCAAREAGRSYITVASELLGQDGKASKTDAA; translated from the coding sequence ATGATCGGACTGATCCTAGTCACGCATGGCAATCTGGCCGAGGAATTCGTGCATGCCATGGAGCATGTCGTGGGCGAGCAGGAAGCCGTCGAGACGGTCTGCATCGGCCCGCATGACGACATGGAACAGCGGCGCGAGGAAATCTCCGCCGCGATCGAGAAAGTCGACAGCGGTTCCGGCGTCATCATCCTGACCGACCTGTTCGGGGGAACGCCCTCGAACCTGGCGATTTCGCTACTCGAACAGGGTCGGGTCGAGGTCATCGCCGGCATCAACCTGCCGATGCTGATCCGCCTTGCCGGCGCGCGCCAGAAGCACGACGTCTACACCACCGTCTGCGCCGCGCGCGAAGCCGGCCGATCCTACATCACCGTCGCTTCCGAGCTGCTCGGACAGGACGGCAAGGCATCCAAGACGGACGCAGCATGA
- the rapZ gene encoding RNase adapter RapZ — MTSDSAQASEDGRQHILLVTGLSGAGKTTALRVLEDLGWEAIDNFPIRLLDRLIGSEAEERQLGPLAIGFDSRTRGFVPSDIIERVKELSSEEDILLTTVFIDCASGELERRYNETRRRHPMASGRPVRVGIQAERELLEPLRRWADVVIDTTEYSSNDLKQAIRENFSASAPQDMSVIISSFGFARGTPPLADLVFDMRFLDNPHWVDELREQTGLDPAVGEHIRKDPTFDTAFGQMRDLLLTLLPRYREQGKAYVNVAFGCTGGRHRSVFTASLMEEALRDAGFSPTVLHRNLGSRAADEIEGPKT, encoded by the coding sequence ATGACCAGCGATTCGGCACAGGCAAGCGAGGACGGACGGCAGCACATCCTGCTCGTCACCGGCCTGTCGGGCGCGGGCAAGACGACCGCCCTGCGCGTGCTCGAAGACTTGGGCTGGGAAGCGATCGACAATTTCCCCATCCGCCTGCTCGACCGGCTGATCGGCAGCGAGGCGGAGGAACGCCAGCTCGGCCCGCTTGCAATCGGTTTCGACAGCCGCACGCGCGGCTTCGTGCCTTCCGACATCATCGAGCGAGTGAAGGAACTGAGCAGCGAGGAGGACATCCTCCTCACCACCGTCTTCATCGACTGCGCGAGCGGCGAGCTCGAACGGCGCTACAACGAGACGCGCCGTCGCCACCCGATGGCCAGTGGCCGGCCGGTCCGTGTCGGCATCCAGGCCGAGCGCGAACTGCTCGAACCGCTGCGGCGCTGGGCCGACGTGGTGATCGACACGACCGAATATTCGAGCAACGACCTCAAGCAGGCCATCCGCGAGAATTTCTCGGCGAGCGCGCCGCAGGACATGTCGGTAATCATTTCCAGCTTCGGTTTCGCGCGCGGCACGCCGCCGCTTGCCGATCTCGTGTTCGACATGCGCTTCCTCGACAACCCGCACTGGGTCGATGAACTGCGCGAACAGACCGGTCTCGATCCCGCTGTCGGCGAGCATATCCGCAAGGATCCGACGTTCGACACAGCTTTCGGCCAGATGCGCGACCTGCTGCTGACATTGCTCCCGCGCTACCGCGAACAGGGGAAGGCCTATGTAAACGTCGCCTTCGGCTGCACGGGCGGGCGCCATCGCTCGGTCTTCACCGCATCGCTGATGGAGGAGGCCTTGCGCGACGCAGGATTTTCGCCCACGGTCCTCCACCGCAACCTGGGCTCGCGCGCGGCCGACGAAATCGAAGGGCCCAAGACATGA
- a CDS encoding HPr kinase/phosphorylase gives MPLRQFTGVAIDGRALLIAGPPGSGKSSLALALIDRGAVLIGDDGVSLERDGSRLIAAPPPATRGKFEIRNVGIVSFDCTQAPVSMVLKIDPGAPRFIEAADRTELEGIAVPSIRFALHGIADAIRAEQALLLHGLPHPADGKGG, from the coding sequence ATGCCGCTGCGCCAGTTCACCGGTGTCGCGATCGACGGGCGCGCCCTGCTGATTGCGGGACCGCCGGGGTCAGGCAAGAGCTCGCTCGCGCTGGCCCTGATCGATCGCGGCGCGGTGCTGATCGGCGACGACGGTGTTTCGCTCGAGCGGGACGGATCACGCCTGATTGCCGCACCGCCACCTGCAACGCGTGGAAAATTCGAAATCCGCAACGTCGGCATCGTCAGCTTCGATTGCACACAAGCGCCTGTGTCGATGGTTCTCAAAATCGATCCTGGCGCGCCGCGTTTCATCGAGGCGGCCGACCGCACCGAGCTGGAAGGGATCGCGGTTCCCTCCATCCGCTTCGCCCTTCATGGCATCGCCGATGCGATCCGCGCAGAACAGGCGCTTCTCCTTCACGGACTGCCCCACCCGGCGGACGGCAAAGGCGGATAG
- a CDS encoding cell wall metabolism sensor histidine kinase WalK: MANTRLTGRLDAGLEKSSLASRFSLTVRILAVNLLPLALLGGGIFYLDGYRKQLLNERYKLARIEAQITAEALAGATRQRQEALLVQIGKEQRMRLRMFDAEGLLWADSFALDEPSFTFSDTSKDDWSEDFAQTLDKLVDAVVSAPPVEDYVEPESENADAWPELKAARETGLSQIKLRDWSDGSPVITAAAPVGQQGATLLTTRNAVDITEAVRSARSTLGVAVFLALIASILLSLYLARTIVLPLRTLSKAAQRVRSGRERDVEVPRLPERHDEIGLLARAVSDMTDTLRERIDAVEHFAADVAHEIKNPLASLRSAVESLGRVDDGELRKQLLDIASHDVRRIDRLVTEISDASRVDAEISRATFEPIDLGALTQAIIDRRENRSENDGHDVRLRQPMGQAVVRGVPVRLERVIENLLDNAVSFSPPGGAIDIAISIDDECVSLAVEDEGTGIPEEAREKVFQRFHSIRPDAEDFGHHSGLGLAIARTIAEAHDGDLVAESRKDGKQGARLLLRLPTVRRSGT; the protein is encoded by the coding sequence ATGGCTAATACGCGCCTGACCGGCAGGCTCGACGCGGGGCTCGAGAAATCGAGCCTGGCGAGCCGGTTCTCCCTCACCGTCCGCATCCTCGCGGTCAACCTGTTGCCGCTTGCACTGCTGGGCGGCGGGATCTTCTATCTCGACGGTTATCGCAAGCAGTTGCTCAACGAGCGCTACAAGCTTGCCCGCATCGAGGCGCAGATCACGGCAGAGGCTCTCGCCGGTGCGACCCGCCAGCGGCAGGAAGCGTTGCTCGTCCAGATCGGCAAGGAACAGCGCATGCGGCTACGCATGTTCGATGCAGAAGGCCTCTTGTGGGCCGACAGCTTCGCGCTAGACGAGCCGTCCTTCACCTTCTCCGACACCAGCAAGGACGACTGGAGCGAAGACTTCGCCCAGACGCTCGACAAGCTGGTCGATGCCGTCGTTTCCGCTCCGCCAGTAGAAGATTACGTCGAGCCGGAAAGCGAGAACGCCGATGCCTGGCCCGAACTGAAGGCTGCCCGCGAAACCGGGCTGAGCCAGATCAAGCTGCGCGACTGGAGCGATGGGTCGCCCGTCATCACCGCAGCCGCACCGGTCGGCCAGCAGGGCGCGACCTTGCTGACGACGCGCAACGCGGTCGACATCACCGAAGCCGTGCGCAGCGCCCGCTCGACGCTGGGGGTCGCGGTGTTCCTCGCGCTGATCGCCTCGATCCTGCTTTCGCTCTACCTCGCGCGAACGATCGTCCTGCCGCTTCGCACCCTGTCCAAGGCCGCCCAGCGCGTGCGCAGCGGGCGTGAACGCGATGTCGAAGTCCCGCGCCTGCCCGAGCGGCACGACGAGATCGGCCTGCTCGCCCGCGCGGTCTCTGACATGACCGATACGCTGCGCGAACGGATCGACGCGGTCGAACATTTCGCCGCAGACGTTGCCCACGAAATCAAGAACCCGCTCGCTTCGCTGCGCAGCGCGGTGGAATCGCTCGGCCGGGTCGACGATGGCGAGCTGCGCAAGCAATTGCTCGATATCGCCTCGCATGACGTGCGCCGGATCGACCGCCTTGTGACGGAAATCTCCGATGCAAGCCGCGTCGACGCCGAAATCTCGCGCGCCACTTTCGAGCCGATCGACCTCGGTGCGCTGACACAGGCGATCATCGACCGACGCGAGAACCGTTCGGAAAACGACGGGCACGACGTCCGTCTGCGCCAGCCGATGGGGCAAGCGGTGGTGCGCGGCGTTCCGGTGCGGCTCGAGCGCGTGATCGAGAACCTGCTCGACAATGCCGTGTCTTTCTCACCGCCCGGGGGAGCAATCGATATCGCAATCTCGATCGACGACGAATGCGTGTCGCTGGCGGTCGAGGACGAAGGCACCGGCATTCCTGAAGAAGCGCGCGAAAAGGTCTTCCAGCGCTTCCACTCGATCCGCCCCGATGCCGAGGATTTCGGTCACCACAGTGGCCTAGGCCTCGCCATCGCGCGTACCATCGCCGAGGCGCATGACGGGGACCTCGTCGCCGAGAGCCGCAAGGACGGCAAGCAAGGCGCACGCCTCCTGCTGCGCTTGCCGACGGTGCGCCGCTCGGGCACGTAG
- a CDS encoding response regulator transcription factor, with product MSENQSTPREGQQVIALVDDDRNILTTVSIALQAEGFATRLYSDGEAALKALLENPPDLAVFDIKMPKMDGMELLRRLRENSSLPVIFLTSKDDEQDEEAGLELGADDYIAKPFSLRLLVARIRACLRRSEARAIAQTSEGSETAEKQGEQIVRGRLLMDPARHYVSWDGKPVSLTVTEFLILEALAIRPGVIKSRNQLMDAAYPDDIFVDDRTVDSHIKRMRRKFRGVDKQFGAIETLYGAGYSFSDG from the coding sequence ATGTCGGAAAACCAGTCGACACCAAGGGAAGGCCAGCAGGTCATCGCGCTGGTCGATGACGACCGCAACATTCTCACTACCGTCTCGATCGCGCTGCAGGCGGAAGGCTTCGCTACGCGCCTCTATTCGGATGGCGAAGCGGCGCTCAAGGCGCTCCTCGAGAACCCGCCGGACCTCGCCGTTTTCGACATCAAGATGCCCAAGATGGATGGGATGGAACTGCTGCGCCGCCTGCGTGAGAATTCCTCGCTGCCGGTCATCTTCCTGACCAGCAAGGACGACGAGCAGGACGAGGAAGCCGGCCTCGAACTCGGCGCGGACGACTATATCGCCAAGCCCTTCAGCCTGCGCCTGCTGGTCGCGCGCATCCGCGCCTGCCTGCGCCGCAGCGAGGCACGCGCCATCGCCCAGACGAGCGAAGGCAGCGAGACTGCCGAAAAGCAGGGCGAACAGATCGTGCGCGGCCGCCTGCTGATGGACCCGGCGCGCCACTATGTCAGCTGGGACGGGAAGCCCGTTTCGCTCACGGTGACCGAGTTCCTGATCCTCGAAGCGCTGGCGATCCGCCCGGGTGTCATCAAGTCGCGCAACCAGCTGATGGACGCGGCCTATCCGGACGACATCTTCGTCGACGACCGGACGGTCGACAGCCATATCAAGCGCATGCGCCGCAAGTTCCGCGGCGTCGACAAGCAATTCGGTGCGATCGAGACGCTCTACGGCGCGGGGTACAGCTTCTCCGATGGCTAA